The proteins below are encoded in one region of Helianthus annuus cultivar XRQ/B chromosome 2, HanXRQr2.0-SUNRISE, whole genome shotgun sequence:
- the LOC110906252 gene encoding putative F-box protein At1g32420, which yields METLEDDMQPATTTMERLAKNTKISLPTEVLEEILSRLPVKSILRFRIVCKPWLSFISNPSFTRLHLSRATAAHHTALFIPTFCYSSHKQHFFSTTREGGRLTHLMTLDKDYTIDIAQVEHLNGLVFCSSLNYLAKSNLVYTFIVNPAMHKTFKLPDPPDHSLTNNTHGIASVCCFFGFDESNNEHKILMIRKLLQPPTLEFMIFSMSTYSWRKIDVEPPIGFSLIIRTSVCVNSVIHMMPFRSVDILGFDLRTEKFTIINTPQGVKPHKSSSEYTIHRQTWPISNKPRIIKVSGCVAVACHDRVVDTNKMHIWILQDYENHVWVKEIITFPTSWIDLAMPYPLDSFNMDEIIFSSSKLPRNNVTNVLIYNRKSRCFRTLQFTSDHQKFCSDLLKFCDIRCYVESLLTL from the coding sequence ATGGAAACCCTAGAAGACGATATGCAACCGGCGACCACAACAATGGAACGATTGGCCAAGAATACAAAGATTTCATTACCAACTGAAGTCCTCGAAGAGATCCTCTCCAGACTCCCCGTCAAATCCATTCTCCGTTTCAGAATCGTCTGTAAGCCATGGCTCAGTTTCATCTCCAACCCATCATTCACCAGACTCCACCTTTCTCGCGCAACCGCTGCACACCACACCGCCTTATTCATTCCCACCTTCTGTTATTCCAGTCACAAACAACACTTTTTTTCCACCACCCGTGAGGGTGGACGCCTCACTCATCTCATGACACTCGACAAGGATTATACTATTGATATCGCACAGGTTGAACATTTGAACGGGTTAGTATTTTGTAGCTCATTAAATTACTTAGCTAAAAGCAATTTGGTTTATACATTCATTGTTAACCCTGCCATGCATAAGACTTTTAAACTCCCGGATCCTCCTGATCATTCTTTGACAAATAACACTCATGGCATTGCTTCTGTCTGTTGTTTTTTTGGGTTCGATGAATCCAACAACGAACATAAGATTTTGATGATCAGGAAACTTCTTCAGCCTCCTACGTTAGAGTTTATGATTTTCTCTATGTCAACTTATTCATGGAGAAAGATTGATGTGGAGCCTCCCATTGGTTTCTCCTTGATAATCCGAACAAGCGTTTGTGTCAATAGTGTGATACATATGATGCCTTTTCGCTCAGTTGACATTTTGGGGTTTGACTTGAGAACAGAGAAGTTTACGATAATTAACACTCCTCAAGGTGTGAAGCCCCATAAATCCTCTTCAGAGTACACTATACACAGGCAAACTTGGCCGATATCTAACAAACCTCGGATCATAAAAGTTAGTGGTTGTGTAGCGGTTGCTTGTCATGATCGTGTGGTAGATACTAACAAAATGCATATCTGGATATTACAAGACTATGAAAACCATGTTTGGGTCAAAGAAATCATTACATTCCCTACGTCTTGGATTGATTTAGCCATGCCTTACCCATTAGATTCTTTTAACATGGACGAGATCATCTTTTCCTCAAGCAAGTTGCCTAGGAATAATGTGACCAATGTACTTATCTATAACAGGAAGAGTAGATGTTTTAGGACATTACAATTCACGTCTGATCATCAAAAGTTTTGCTCAGATCTCCTGAAGTTTTGTGACATCAGGTGCTATGTTGAAAGCTTGCTAACTTTATAG